One genomic window of Enoplosus armatus isolate fEnoArm2 chromosome 19, fEnoArm2.hap1, whole genome shotgun sequence includes the following:
- the LOC139302615 gene encoding C-C motif chemokine 4-like: MMTKNPIILVTCVLLLSSLVASESGCCFKLSSTRLPMNRVVSYSYTDNRCSKEAVKFCLCFSFTMQSGLRVCADPSQPWVQKIIMTQDLVQANVTP; the protein is encoded by the exons ATGATGACGAAGAACCCTATCATTCTGGTGACCTGTGTCTTGCTTTTGTCATCTTTGGTGGCATCTGAAT CTGGCTGCTGTTTTAAGTTGTCTTCCACAAGGTTGCCTATGAACAGGGTGGTGAGCTACAGTTACACAGACAACAGGTGTTCAAAAGAAGCTGTG AaattttgtctctgttttagcTTTACGATGCAGAGCGGTCTTAGAGTCTGCGCCGACCCGTCTCAGCCATGGGTCCAGAAGATCATCATGACCCAAGACCTGGTCCAGGCTAACGTCACACCATAA